One Mycolicibacter sp. MU0083 DNA window includes the following coding sequences:
- a CDS encoding SDR family oxidoreductase, translated as MGQFDDKVAIVTGSGGGIGQAYAQALAADGAAVVVADINVDGAKSVADQIVADGGKAIAVRVDVSDMESAQAMADAAVAEFGGIDYLVNNAAIFGGMKLDGLLTVPWDYYENFMRVNLDGALICTRAVYEHMAKRGGGAIVNQSSTAAWVYSNFYGLAKVGVNGLTQQLSRELGWRNIRINAIAPGPIDTEANRVTTPAAIVKQMVQQLPLARMGTPEDLVPMCLFLLSDQASWITGQIFNVDGGQIIRS; from the coding sequence ATGGGGCAATTCGATGACAAGGTGGCGATCGTCACCGGCTCCGGCGGCGGGATCGGGCAGGCCTACGCCCAGGCGCTGGCCGCCGACGGCGCAGCGGTGGTGGTCGCCGACATCAACGTCGACGGTGCCAAGTCGGTAGCCGACCAGATCGTCGCCGACGGCGGAAAGGCGATCGCGGTACGCGTCGACGTCTCGGACATGGAGTCGGCCCAGGCCATGGCCGATGCCGCCGTCGCGGAGTTCGGCGGGATCGACTACCTGGTCAACAACGCCGCGATCTTCGGCGGGATGAAGCTCGACGGCCTGCTGACCGTGCCGTGGGACTACTACGAGAACTTCATGCGGGTGAACCTCGACGGTGCGCTGATCTGCACCCGCGCGGTCTACGAGCACATGGCCAAGCGGGGCGGCGGCGCGATCGTCAACCAATCCTCCACCGCGGCATGGGTTTACTCCAACTTCTACGGGCTGGCCAAGGTCGGCGTCAACGGCCTGACCCAGCAGCTCTCCCGCGAGCTGGGCTGGCGCAACATCCGCATCAACGCGATCGCGCCCGGGCCGATCGACACCGAGGCCAACCGGGTCACCACCCCGGCGGCCATCGTCAAGCAGATGGTGCAGCAGCTGCCGCTGGCCCGGATGGGCACGCCGGAGGACCTGGTGCCGATGTGCCTGTTCCTGTTGTCGGATCAGGCGTCGTGGATCACCGGACAGATCTTCAACGTCGACGGCGGACAGATCATCCGCTCATGA
- a CDS encoding aldehyde dehydrogenase has translation MALLADGLSRLFIDGKLTAGGAGAYATINPATEEVLGEAANADTADMDRAIGAARRAFDETDWSTNTELRVRGIRQLRDAMGEHLEELRELTIADVGAPRMLTAGAQLEGPIADLSFAADTAESYEWTQDLGLAKPLGIPTKRSVVREAVGVVGAVTPWNFPHQINLAKLGPALAAGNTVVLKPAPDTPWVAAVLGELIAEKTDIPAGVVNIVTSTDHSLGAMLSKDPRVDMVSFTGSTATGRSVMADAAATIKRVFLELGGKSAFLVLDDADLAAACSVAGFSVCLHAGQGCAITTRLVVPRARYDEAVAIAAGTMGSIKPGDPSKPGTVCGPVISARQRDRVQSYLDLAIEEGGRFACGGGRPADQPKGFFIEPTVIAGLGNDARVAREEIFGPVLTVIPHDGDDDAVRIANDSPYGLSGTVFGTDPERAAGVAARLRAGTVNVNGGVWYSADVPFGGYKQSGNGREMGIAGFEEYLETKAIATAAN, from the coding sequence ATGGCCTTACTGGCTGACGGCCTGAGCCGACTGTTCATCGACGGAAAGCTGACCGCCGGCGGTGCGGGCGCCTACGCCACCATCAACCCGGCGACCGAAGAGGTGCTCGGTGAGGCGGCGAACGCCGACACCGCCGACATGGACCGTGCGATCGGCGCGGCGCGGCGAGCCTTCGACGAGACCGACTGGTCGACCAACACCGAATTGCGGGTACGCGGCATCCGGCAGCTGCGCGACGCCATGGGTGAGCACCTCGAGGAACTGCGCGAGCTGACGATCGCCGACGTGGGTGCGCCCCGGATGTTGACCGCCGGTGCCCAGCTGGAAGGCCCGATCGCCGATCTGAGCTTTGCCGCGGACACCGCCGAAAGCTACGAGTGGACCCAGGATCTCGGCCTGGCCAAGCCGCTGGGCATCCCGACCAAGCGCAGCGTGGTCCGCGAAGCCGTCGGCGTCGTCGGCGCCGTCACCCCGTGGAACTTCCCGCACCAGATCAACCTGGCCAAGCTGGGTCCGGCGCTGGCCGCCGGAAACACCGTCGTGCTCAAGCCCGCGCCGGACACGCCGTGGGTGGCGGCGGTGCTCGGGGAGCTGATCGCCGAGAAGACCGACATCCCGGCCGGCGTGGTCAACATCGTCACCTCCACCGACCACTCCCTGGGCGCCATGCTCTCGAAAGACCCTCGGGTGGACATGGTTTCGTTCACCGGGTCGACGGCCACCGGCCGCAGCGTGATGGCCGATGCCGCCGCCACCATCAAACGGGTGTTCCTGGAGTTGGGCGGCAAGTCCGCGTTCCTGGTGCTCGACGACGCCGATCTGGCCGCGGCCTGCTCGGTGGCGGGATTCTCGGTCTGCCTGCACGCCGGTCAGGGCTGTGCGATCACCACCCGACTGGTGGTACCCCGGGCCCGCTACGACGAGGCGGTCGCGATCGCGGCCGGCACCATGGGCTCGATCAAACCCGGTGATCCGTCCAAGCCCGGAACCGTTTGCGGCCCGGTGATCTCGGCGCGCCAGCGTGACCGGGTGCAGAGCTACCTGGACCTGGCGATCGAAGAGGGCGGCCGGTTCGCCTGCGGCGGCGGCAGGCCGGCGGATCAGCCCAAGGGCTTCTTCATCGAGCCCACCGTGATCGCCGGGCTGGGCAACGACGCGCGGGTGGCCCGCGAAGAGATCTTCGGGCCGGTGCTGACCGTGATCCCGCACGACGGCGACGACGACGCGGTGCGGATCGCCAACGATTCGCCCTACGGGCTGTCCGGCACCGTCTTCGGTACCGACCCCGAACGGGCGGCCGGCGTAGCGGCACGGCTGCGGGCCGGAACCGTCAACGTCAACGGCGGGGTCTGGTACTCCGCGGATGTGCCGTTCGGCGGCTACAAGCAGTCCGGCAACGGCCGGGAGATGGGGATCGCCGGGTTCGAGGAGTACCTGGAGACCAAAGCCATTGCGACAGCAGCGAACTAG
- a CDS encoding TetR family transcriptional regulator, translated as MSSESVAAVTSTNVAATPRNRRQEETFRKVLRAGVEMLRETSYADLTVRAVAARAKVAPATAYTYFSSKNHLIAEVYLDLVRQVPYFTDVNEPMPSRVNQALRHLAVVVADEPEVAAACTAALLSGNGDPAVRTVRDQIGAEIHRRIVSAFGPDADAKKVSALEMTFFGALVNAGSGAFTYHQITDRLAYVVSLILESGAPR; from the coding sequence GTGTCCAGCGAATCGGTGGCAGCAGTCACATCGACCAACGTTGCCGCCACGCCGCGCAACCGGCGCCAAGAGGAGACCTTCCGCAAGGTGCTGCGCGCCGGCGTGGAGATGCTGCGGGAGACCTCGTATGCGGATCTGACCGTGCGTGCGGTCGCCGCCCGCGCCAAGGTCGCCCCGGCGACGGCCTACACCTACTTCTCCTCCAAGAACCATCTGATCGCCGAGGTGTACCTGGACCTGGTTCGCCAGGTCCCGTACTTCACCGACGTCAACGAGCCGATGCCGAGCCGGGTCAACCAGGCCCTGCGGCACCTTGCCGTGGTGGTCGCCGACGAGCCCGAAGTGGCGGCGGCCTGCACCGCGGCACTGCTCAGCGGCAACGGCGATCCCGCGGTGCGCACCGTTCGTGACCAGATCGGCGCGGAGATCCACCGGCGCATCGTCTCGGCGTTCGGCCCCGACGCGGACGCCAAAAAGGTTTCGGCCCTGGAGATGACGTTCTTCGGCGCCCTGGTCAATGCGGGCAGCGGCGCCTTCACCTACCACCAGATCACCGATCGGCTGGCCTATGTGGTCAGTCTGATCTTGGAGTCAGGAGCCCCACGATGA
- a CDS encoding cytochrome P450: protein MSLQTAPPVLNPYDYDFHEDPFPYYRKLRDEAPVYRNDELDFWAISRHQDVLHGFRNSEALSNRDGVSLDPVSRGPHAQLVMSFLAMDDPQHLRLRTLVSKGFTPRRIRELEPQVVRLARQHLDAAIQPGADGTCSFDFINDFAGKLPMDVISELMGVPEADRARIRELADGVLHREDGVTDVPPSAIQASMDLMTYYNEMIADFKKNPADNLTSALLQTEIDGDRLGDQEILAFLFLMVIAGNETTTKLLGSSVYWGHRNRDQLASVFADRSRIPLWVEETLRYDTPSQILARTVAQDYTLHGVTIPADSVVLLVPGSGNRDERVFDDPDEFRIGRDIGSKLLSFGSGAHFCLGAHLARMEARVALEELFNRISDYQVDEANAVRVHSSNVRGFADLPITVKEA, encoded by the coding sequence ATGAGCCTGCAGACCGCTCCCCCGGTCCTCAACCCGTACGACTACGACTTCCACGAGGACCCGTTCCCCTATTACCGGAAGCTGCGCGACGAGGCCCCGGTCTACCGCAACGACGAACTCGACTTCTGGGCGATCTCGCGTCACCAGGACGTGCTGCACGGGTTCCGCAACAGTGAAGCCTTGTCCAACCGCGACGGTGTCTCGCTGGACCCGGTCTCCCGCGGACCGCACGCCCAGCTGGTGATGTCGTTTCTGGCGATGGACGACCCGCAGCACCTGCGGCTGCGCACCCTGGTGTCCAAGGGCTTCACCCCGCGCCGGATCCGCGAACTCGAACCCCAGGTGGTTCGCCTCGCCCGTCAGCACCTGGATGCCGCGATCCAGCCCGGCGCCGACGGCACCTGCTCGTTCGACTTCATCAACGACTTCGCCGGCAAGCTGCCCATGGACGTCATCTCCGAGCTGATGGGCGTGCCGGAAGCCGACCGGGCGCGCATCCGGGAACTCGCCGACGGCGTGCTGCACCGCGAGGACGGCGTGACCGACGTGCCGCCGTCGGCGATCCAGGCCTCGATGGACCTGATGACCTACTACAACGAGATGATCGCCGACTTCAAGAAGAACCCGGCCGACAACCTGACCTCGGCGCTGCTGCAGACCGAGATCGACGGCGACCGGCTCGGCGACCAAGAGATCCTGGCGTTCCTGTTCCTGATGGTGATCGCCGGCAACGAGACCACCACCAAACTGCTGGGCAGCTCCGTGTACTGGGGGCACCGCAACCGCGACCAGCTCGCCTCGGTGTTCGCCGACCGCTCCCGGATCCCGCTGTGGGTGGAGGAGACACTGCGTTACGACACACCCAGCCAGATCCTGGCGCGCACCGTGGCGCAGGACTACACGTTGCACGGCGTCACCATTCCCGCCGACTCGGTGGTGCTGCTGGTGCCCGGATCCGGGAACCGCGACGAGCGGGTCTTCGACGACCCCGACGAGTTCCGGATCGGCCGCGACATCGGCTCCAAGCTGCTCAGTTTCGGCAGCGGCGCCCACTTCTGCCTCGGCGCACACCTGGCCCGGATGGAGGCCCGGGTGGCGCTCGAAGAACTGTTCAACCGCATCAGCGACTACCAGGTCGATGAAGCCAACGCCGTACGGGTGCACTCCTCCAACGTGCGCGGCTTCGCCGACCTCCCCATCACCGTCAAGGAGGCATAA
- a CDS encoding SDR family oxidoreductase: MARFDPPPARRPAIVTGASSGIGAATAEELASRGFPVALGARRTEKLADLVGKIRDNGGEAVAFPLDVTDADSVKSFVASSIDALGEIELLVSGAGDMNPGRIHELSTEAFNDQIQVHLIGANRMATAVLPDMVARRRGDVIFVGSDVALNQRPHMGAYGAAKAALVAMVHNLRMELEGTGVRASIVHPGPTLTEMGWKLSAEQVGPMLEDWAKWGQARHSYFLRPQDLARAIAFVAETPRGAHVVDMELQPEAPLHDTAPDRQNLQLGEEGMPS, from the coding sequence ATGGCACGTTTCGACCCACCCCCGGCCCGCCGGCCGGCCATCGTCACCGGGGCATCCTCGGGTATCGGCGCCGCCACCGCAGAAGAGTTGGCAAGCCGTGGATTCCCGGTGGCGCTGGGCGCCCGACGCACCGAGAAGCTGGCCGACCTGGTCGGCAAGATCCGCGACAACGGCGGCGAGGCGGTCGCCTTCCCGCTCGACGTCACCGACGCCGACTCGGTGAAATCCTTTGTGGCCTCGAGCATCGACGCACTCGGCGAGATCGAGCTGCTGGTTTCCGGTGCCGGTGACATGAACCCCGGCCGTATCCACGAGCTGTCCACCGAGGCGTTCAACGACCAGATCCAGGTCCACCTGATCGGCGCCAACCGGATGGCCACCGCGGTGCTGCCGGACATGGTCGCCCGCCGGCGCGGCGACGTGATCTTCGTCGGCTCCGACGTCGCACTGAACCAGCGCCCGCACATGGGCGCCTACGGTGCGGCCAAGGCCGCCCTGGTCGCCATGGTGCACAACCTGCGGATGGAGTTGGAGGGCACCGGCGTTCGCGCGTCGATCGTGCACCCCGGCCCGACCCTGACCGAGATGGGCTGGAAGCTCTCCGCCGAACAGGTGGGGCCCATGTTGGAGGACTGGGCCAAGTGGGGACAGGCCCGGCACAGCTACTTCCTGCGCCCGCAGGATCTGGCCCGCGCCATCGCATTCGTGGCCGAGACGCCGCGCGGTGCGCACGTCGTCGATATGGAGCTGCAGCCCGAAGCCCCGCTGCACGACACCGCTCCCGATCGCCAAAACCTGCAACTGGGTGAGGAAGGAATGCCGTCATGA
- a CDS encoding cytochrome P450, whose product MTTTVEVPRVSGGEAEHGHLEEFRTDPIALMQRVRDECGDVGWFDLAGRKVILLTGAEANEFFFRSSDEDLDQAAAYPFMTPIFGNGVVFDASPERRAEMLHNTALRGEHMKRHASTIEHEVRQMIGNWGESGEIDLLEFFAELTIYTSTACLVGKKFRDELDGRFAAAYYDLERGTDPLCYVDPYLPIESFRRRDEARVKLVELVQGIMNGRLANPETDKKRRDMIDVLVTIPDEDGNPRFSADEITGMIISLMFAGHHTSSGTSAWTLIEMLRNPEAHAAVIAELDELYADGSDVSFRALRQIPNLENVLKETLRLHPPLIILMRVAKGEYEVCGYPIHEGDMVAASPAVSNRIAEDFPDPDAFVPERYNEPREEDVIHRWTWIPFGAGRHRCVGAAFATMQIKAIFSVLLREYEFEMSQPPETYRNDHSKMVVQLARPAKVRYRRRAK is encoded by the coding sequence ATGACGACCACCGTTGAGGTCCCCCGCGTCTCCGGGGGCGAGGCCGAGCACGGTCACCTCGAAGAGTTCCGCACCGACCCGATCGCGCTGATGCAGCGGGTGCGCGACGAATGCGGCGACGTCGGCTGGTTCGACCTGGCCGGCCGCAAGGTGATCCTGCTGACCGGCGCCGAGGCCAACGAGTTCTTCTTCCGCTCCTCCGACGAGGACCTCGACCAGGCCGCGGCCTACCCGTTCATGACGCCGATCTTCGGCAACGGCGTGGTCTTCGACGCCTCCCCGGAGCGGCGCGCCGAGATGCTGCACAACACCGCGCTCCGCGGCGAGCACATGAAGCGGCACGCCAGCACCATCGAGCACGAGGTGCGCCAGATGATCGGGAACTGGGGCGAGAGCGGTGAAATCGATCTACTGGAGTTCTTCGCCGAACTCACCATCTACACCTCGACCGCGTGTCTGGTGGGCAAGAAGTTCCGCGACGAATTGGACGGCCGGTTCGCCGCGGCCTACTACGACCTGGAGCGCGGCACCGATCCGCTGTGCTACGTCGACCCGTACCTGCCGATCGAGAGCTTCCGCCGCCGTGATGAGGCCCGGGTCAAGCTGGTCGAACTGGTGCAGGGCATCATGAACGGCCGACTGGCCAACCCGGAGACCGACAAGAAGCGCCGGGACATGATCGACGTCCTGGTGACGATCCCCGACGAGGACGGCAATCCGCGGTTCTCCGCCGACGAGATCACCGGGATGATCATCTCGCTGATGTTCGCCGGCCACCACACCAGTTCGGGAACGTCCGCGTGGACGCTGATCGAGATGCTCCGCAACCCCGAAGCCCACGCCGCGGTGATCGCCGAACTCGACGAACTGTACGCCGACGGCAGCGACGTGAGTTTCCGTGCGCTGCGGCAGATCCCGAACCTGGAGAACGTGCTCAAGGAGACCCTGCGGCTACACCCGCCGCTGATCATCCTGATGCGGGTGGCCAAGGGCGAGTACGAGGTCTGCGGCTATCCGATCCACGAAGGCGACATGGTGGCGGCCTCCCCGGCGGTCTCCAATCGCATCGCCGAGGACTTCCCGGACCCGGACGCCTTCGTCCCCGAGCGTTACAACGAGCCGCGCGAGGAGGACGTGATCCACCGCTGGACCTGGATTCCGTTCGGCGCCGGTCGGCACCGCTGCGTGGGTGCGGCGTTTGCCACCATGCAGATCAAAGCGATCTTCTCGGTTCTGTTGCGCGAGTATGAGTTCGAGATGTCTCAGCCGCCGGAGACCTACCGCAACGATCACTCCAAGATGGTGGTGCAGCTGGCGCGGCCGGCCAAGGTCCGCTACCGCCGTCGCGCCAAGTAG
- a CDS encoding ferredoxin: MGSYRVKVDLDLCQGHAMCELEAPDYFQVPKRGKVEILDSEPPDSDRRQIELAVRSCPTRALSIEEIKD, from the coding sequence ATGGGTAGCTACCGAGTGAAAGTGGACCTGGACCTGTGCCAGGGCCACGCCATGTGCGAACTGGAGGCACCCGACTACTTCCAGGTGCCCAAGCGCGGCAAGGTCGAGATCCTCGACTCCGAGCCGCCGGACTCCGACCGACGCCAGATCGAGTTGGCGGTGCGGTCCTGCCCTACCCGAGCCCTGTCCATCGAAGAGATAAAGGATTAA
- a CDS encoding nuclear transport factor 2 family protein: protein MPSLPRDLLDEWVERWLQVNRDAEAAGDWRPLADFYADDATYGWNIGPKEDVMCVGIDEIRDIALGLEMEGLENWKYPYQKVLVDDKQGEIVGFWKQVAIDADGGESEIYGIGGSWFRLNADAKIEWQRDFFDFGHVSALYMDLIKAGKLSEGMQKRIQRSMAGEKLPGYFPLGQGPVPLW, encoded by the coding sequence ATGCCATCACTTCCCCGCGACCTCCTCGACGAATGGGTCGAGCGCTGGCTGCAGGTCAACCGCGACGCCGAGGCGGCAGGCGACTGGCGCCCGCTGGCCGACTTCTACGCCGACGACGCCACCTACGGCTGGAACATCGGCCCCAAGGAAGACGTCATGTGCGTCGGCATCGACGAGATCCGCGACATCGCACTGGGTCTGGAGATGGAGGGGTTGGAGAACTGGAAGTACCCGTACCAGAAGGTGCTGGTCGACGACAAGCAGGGCGAGATCGTCGGTTTCTGGAAGCAGGTCGCGATCGACGCGGACGGCGGCGAGTCGGAGATCTACGGCATCGGCGGCAGCTGGTTCCGGCTCAACGCCGACGCCAAGATCGAGTGGCAGCGTGACTTCTTCGACTTCGGTCACGTCTCCGCGCTCTACATGGACCTGATCAAGGCCGGCAAGCTCTCCGAGGGCATGCAGAAGCGCATCCAGCGCAGCATGGCCGGCGAGAAGCTCCCCGGCTATTTCCCGCTGGGCCAAGGCCCGGTTCCGCTCTGGTAA
- a CDS encoding diacylglycerol kinase, whose amino-acid sequence MAIRVALIGTGNAGRIALRGLITNPAYDLIGVWVSTPAKVGREAGELAGLDVRTGVVATDDLAAIIDAKPDAAVYCAMGDTRLPDALKDVCRLLAAGINVIGTAPGVLQYPWGVIPDKFIAPIEDAAQQGKSSVYVNGVDPGFVTDLVPLAFASTCESVEQIRCLEIADYATYDGAEVMFDVMGFGNSLDEVPMLLQPGILSIAWGATIRELAAGLGVTLDAVTDSCEREPAPEAFDIAAGHIPEGGVAALKFQINGIVDGKPLIVVEHVTRLRSDLRPDWAQPAQPGGSYRVEITGEPSYAVDICPTSRHGDHNYAAIAAGVGRVVNAVPAVVAAPPGIVTTLDLPLVTGGIQITTAPKG is encoded by the coding sequence GTGGCCATCCGTGTCGCCCTGATCGGTACCGGCAACGCCGGGCGCATCGCCCTGCGCGGGCTGATCACCAATCCCGCCTACGACCTCATCGGGGTGTGGGTCTCGACGCCGGCCAAGGTGGGCAGAGAGGCCGGCGAGTTGGCCGGCCTGGATGTCCGCACCGGCGTCGTCGCGACCGACGACCTGGCGGCGATCATCGACGCCAAGCCCGATGCCGCGGTCTACTGCGCGATGGGTGACACCCGGCTACCGGATGCCCTCAAGGACGTCTGCCGCCTGCTGGCGGCCGGCATCAATGTCATCGGGACCGCCCCGGGGGTACTGCAATACCCCTGGGGCGTCATCCCGGACAAGTTCATCGCGCCCATCGAAGATGCGGCGCAGCAGGGGAAGTCGAGTGTCTACGTCAACGGCGTCGACCCCGGTTTCGTCACCGATCTGGTGCCGCTGGCGTTCGCGAGCACCTGCGAGAGCGTCGAGCAGATCCGCTGCCTGGAGATCGCCGACTACGCGACCTACGACGGCGCCGAGGTGATGTTCGACGTGATGGGCTTCGGTAACTCGCTCGACGAGGTGCCGATGCTGTTGCAGCCGGGCATCTTGAGCATCGCCTGGGGTGCGACCATCCGGGAGTTGGCCGCCGGGCTGGGCGTGACCCTGGATGCCGTCACCGACTCCTGCGAGCGCGAACCCGCCCCGGAGGCGTTCGACATCGCCGCCGGCCACATCCCCGAGGGCGGGGTGGCCGCATTGAAGTTCCAGATCAACGGCATCGTCGACGGCAAGCCGCTGATCGTGGTGGAGCACGTCACCCGACTGCGCAGCGATCTGCGGCCGGACTGGGCACAGCCCGCGCAGCCGGGCGGCTCCTACCGGGTGGAGATCACCGGCGAACCGTCGTACGCCGTCGACATCTGCCCGACCAGCCGGCACGGCGACCACAACTACGCCGCGATCGCCGCCGGTGTCGGCCGCGTCGTCAACGCCGTCCCCGCCGTGGTCGCCGCGCCACCCGGCATCGTCACCACGCTCGACCTGCCGCTGGTCACCGGCGGCATCCAGATCACCACCGCACCGAAAGGCTGA